A DNA window from Sporosarcina sp. ANT_H38 contains the following coding sequences:
- a CDS encoding dUTP diphosphatase, translating to MQLSKLFSMQRELDLFIQNNREKQTDVFQEKGLALLIELAELANETRCFKFWSTKGPSDDAVILEEYVDSIHFLLSLGIEKELHTLTSWPVGEVEGELTQLFLETTAAIHRFLNELTMTSYEQVWIHYGAIAKKLGFKNEDIIIAYLAKNEENYNRQKTGY from the coding sequence ATGCAACTGTCAAAACTATTCTCTATGCAACGTGAACTCGATTTATTTATCCAAAACAACAGGGAGAAACAGACAGATGTTTTTCAAGAAAAAGGACTTGCACTCCTAATTGAACTCGCAGAACTTGCGAATGAAACTCGTTGCTTTAAATTTTGGAGTACGAAAGGTCCTTCAGATGATGCTGTGATTCTTGAAGAGTATGTGGATTCAATTCATTTCCTTCTGTCTTTAGGTATCGAAAAGGAATTACATACGCTTACAAGCTGGCCGGTAGGTGAAGTTGAAGGAGAGTTGACACAATTATTCCTTGAGACGACGGCTGCAATACATCGCTTCTTGAATGAACTTACTATGACCTCTTATGAGCAAGTCTGGATTCATTATGGCGCTATTGCAAAAAAACTTGGGTTCAAAAATGAAGATATTATTATTGCATATTTAGCAAAGAATGAAGAAAATTATAACCGACAAAAAACCGGTTATTAA
- a CDS encoding sigma-w pathway protein ysdB yields MGLLIRFIIIVFIIYLFYRGIRYLTNPKRKLDIAYAEEKYFFYDEVNNVRKNFFLSYKGAMFEGEKYLDTADDSSEVISIFVWIKDETKLQNFTKADFHYLSSKILSNYPKADISWKNPIEQLMEP; encoded by the coding sequence ATGGGATTGCTAATCCGCTTTATCATAATTGTCTTTATCATTTATTTGTTCTACCGCGGGATTCGTTATTTAACCAACCCTAAAAGAAAGCTCGATATTGCATATGCGGAGGAGAAGTATTTTTTCTATGATGAAGTGAATAATGTGCGAAAAAATTTTTTCCTATCATATAAAGGTGCTATGTTTGAAGGCGAAAAATATTTAGATACAGCAGATGATTCCAGTGAGGTCATCTCCATTTTCGTTTGGATAAAAGATGAGACTAAACTTCAAAATTTCACAAAAGCCGATTTTCATTATCTCTCATCAAAAATCCTATCCAACTACCCTAAAGCAGATATCAGTTGGAAAAATCCAATCGAACAACTAATGGAACCATAA